The following proteins are encoded in a genomic region of Dokdonia donghaensis DSW-1:
- a CDS encoding histidine kinase: MKYYLKEFAKANIVGLTIFIVHSIILYVLGNPWYGDGAITFFIQNQIFSVALYAVNTMVIVNFRKRFTASLWNFKVLTYAFFAHIAVTLVTVFVLRLILITKYYNIPLDQYWASEGLEDYIFPFIITAVATTSFYAVSRWKRKQESKVKESKIIAGAASAKFDALKNQLDPHFLFNSLNVLASLIEENPRQATKFTTSLSKVYRYVLEQKNKELVPLEEELAFARTYMNLIKMRFEDSIVVDIPEQSSHSEYKVVPLSLQLLLENAVKHNQVTPSNKLHIRIYEEGNTLYVTNNIQKKQVVKKSSGVGLQNIRQRYGLLTSSDVVIKDDGANFQVGVPLLTQAGQASFEPKQTEYLEDKRYQRAKKKVEDLKGFYIHFTIYAIMVPVFIYFNVMSTSFPWALFPILGWGWGVVGHASEVYGWSPIFNKTWEKRKIERLMDDDDF, translated from the coding sequence ATGAAGTATTATCTAAAAGAGTTTGCAAAGGCAAATATTGTAGGCTTAACCATATTTATCGTTCATAGTATCATACTGTACGTGCTGGGTAACCCTTGGTATGGAGATGGAGCGATAACCTTTTTTATACAGAACCAAATCTTTTCTGTAGCGCTGTATGCGGTAAATACGATGGTTATAGTAAACTTTAGAAAACGTTTTACCGCTAGTCTGTGGAATTTTAAGGTACTTACTTATGCGTTTTTTGCGCATATTGCTGTGACTTTAGTTACGGTGTTTGTATTGCGGTTAATACTTATAACAAAGTATTACAACATCCCTTTAGATCAATATTGGGCTAGTGAAGGTCTCGAGGATTATATATTTCCTTTTATAATAACAGCTGTCGCCACTACCTCGTTCTACGCGGTGAGTCGCTGGAAGAGAAAGCAAGAGAGTAAAGTAAAGGAGTCTAAAATTATTGCAGGAGCCGCCTCTGCAAAGTTTGATGCCCTTAAAAATCAGCTAGATCCTCATTTTTTATTCAATAGTTTAAATGTGCTAGCAAGTCTTATTGAGGAAAACCCAAGACAGGCAACCAAGTTTACCACTTCGCTTTCAAAAGTATACAGATATGTACTAGAGCAAAAAAATAAAGAACTAGTGCCACTAGAGGAGGAGCTTGCCTTTGCTCGTACGTATATGAACCTCATCAAGATGCGTTTTGAAGACAGTATTGTGGTAGATATACCTGAGCAATCTTCTCACTCAGAGTACAAGGTTGTGCCGCTCTCGCTACAATTACTATTAGAAAATGCTGTAAAGCATAACCAAGTTACTCCTTCAAACAAGCTTCATATAAGAATCTATGAAGAAGGAAATACACTATATGTGACTAATAACATCCAGAAAAAACAGGTAGTAAAGAAGAGTAGCGGTGTAGGTTTGCAAAACATACGCCAGCGCTACGGCTTGCTTACGAGTAGTGATGTTGTTATAAAAGATGATGGTGCAAACTTTCAAGTAGGTGTGCCGCTACTTACACAAGCTGGACAAGCTAGTTTTGAACCTAAACAGACAGAGTATCTAGAGGATAAACGTTACCAACGTGCAAAAAAGAAGGTAGAAGATCTCAAAGGATTTTACATACACTTCACTATTTACGCGATTATGGTGCCTGTCTTTATTTATTTTAATGTGATGTCTACCAGTTTCCCTTGGGCACTTTTCCCTATACTAGGATGGGGCTGGGGCGTTGTAGGTCACGCCTCTGAGGTGTACGGCTGGAGCCCTATATTTAATAAAACTTGGGAAAAACGTAAGATAGAGAGACTTATGGATGATGATGATTTCTAA
- a CDS encoding Lrp/AsnC family transcriptional regulator, producing the protein MAKFKLDEVDHQILDMLIENTRTPFTDIAKKLLISAGTVHVRVKKMEEAGIITGSSLTLDYGKLGYSFIAYVGVYINKTSQTTFVLERIAQIPFVTVAHVTTGKFNIFCKIRARDTNHAKNVIFLLDDIDGVYRTETMISLEESINDKKRLMHSIFQDLV; encoded by the coding sequence ATGGCAAAGTTCAAATTAGACGAAGTAGACCACCAGATACTCGATATGCTTATCGAGAATACAAGAACTCCTTTTACAGATATAGCAAAAAAATTACTCATCTCTGCAGGTACTGTACATGTACGTGTTAAAAAGATGGAAGAAGCAGGAATTATCACAGGTTCCTCACTTACACTAGATTACGGAAAACTAGGCTATTCTTTTATAGCATATGTAGGTGTTTACATTAATAAAACATCGCAAACTACTTTTGTGCTTGAGCGCATTGCTCAAATCCCGTTTGTAACTGTCGCTCACGTAACTACAGGTAAGTTTAATATCTTCTGTAAAATAAGAGCAAGAGATACGAATCACGCAAAGAATGTTATATTCTTACTAGATGATATAGATGGTGTATATCGTACAGAAACGATGATCTCGCTAGAAGAGAGCATTAATGACAAGAAAAGATTAATGCACTCTATCTTTCAAGATCTAGTATAA
- a CDS encoding proline dehydrogenase family protein has product MQTSLFDNTENAFKLKSDSELERAYFLFKMISKEPLVRIGTAATRFALNANLPVEGLIRSTVFDHFCGGVNEEDCMTSVDKLYSANVCSVLDYSVEGKEEEASFDECMNKVIGLVEFADEKDAMPIVVFKPTGVGRFAIWQKLTEGTALTSEEQVEWERIKERMHAICKIAKERDVEVLIDGEESWMQDAADDMVAELMATYNKEKPIVYNTLQCYRHDRLEYLKKLHLEARARDFKIGMKIVRGAYMEKENKRAKEKGYPTPICKDKRATDENFNATMRYIFENLDDISLFLGTHNEDSSLLAVKLMGEMGIAKDDNRVWFGQLYGMSDHISFNLSLEGYNVAKYLPFGPVKDVMPYLIRRAEENTSVAGQTNRELELIKAERKRRKL; this is encoded by the coding sequence ATGCAAACCTCTCTTTTTGATAATACAGAAAATGCCTTTAAGCTCAAATCTGATAGTGAGTTAGAACGCGCGTACTTTCTTTTTAAAATGATTTCTAAGGAACCACTTGTGCGTATAGGTACGGCAGCAACTCGTTTTGCACTTAATGCCAATCTGCCAGTAGAAGGTCTTATACGATCTACTGTTTTTGACCACTTTTGTGGAGGTGTTAATGAAGAAGACTGTATGACATCTGTAGATAAATTGTACAGTGCAAATGTGTGTTCTGTTCTAGATTATTCTGTAGAGGGTAAGGAAGAAGAAGCTTCTTTTGACGAGTGTATGAATAAAGTAATAGGTCTTGTAGAGTTTGCAGATGAGAAAGATGCAATGCCTATCGTGGTTTTTAAACCTACTGGTGTAGGTCGTTTTGCGATCTGGCAAAAGCTTACAGAAGGAACTGCACTTACCTCAGAAGAACAGGTAGAGTGGGAGCGCATTAAAGAGCGTATGCACGCTATATGTAAGATAGCAAAAGAGCGTGATGTAGAGGTGCTCATAGATGGGGAAGAATCGTGGATGCAAGATGCCGCAGATGATATGGTGGCAGAGCTTATGGCAACTTACAATAAAGAAAAACCCATTGTCTATAATACCTTACAGTGTTACCGTCACGACCGCTTAGAGTACTTAAAAAAACTACACCTTGAAGCGCGTGCTAGAGATTTTAAAATAGGTATGAAAATCGTGCGAGGTGCCTATATGGAAAAGGAAAATAAACGCGCTAAAGAAAAAGGATATCCAACGCCTATATGTAAAGATAAGCGCGCTACAGATGAAAACTTTAACGCTACGATGCGATATATTTTTGAAAATCTAGATGATATCTCTCTATTTTTAGGAACACACAATGAAGACAGTTCTTTACTTGCTGTGAAGCTTATGGGTGAGATGGGAATCGCAAAAGATGATAACCGAGTGTGGTTTGGACAATTATATGGTATGAGTGATCATATAAGTTTTAACCTATCTCTTGAAGGGTATAATGTGGCAAAATACCTTCCCTTTGGCCCTGTGAAAGATGTAATGCCATACCTCATACGTCGCGCTGAAGAAAATACATCTGTAGCGGGACAAACTAATCGTGAGCTAGAGCTTATTAAAGCAGAGCGTAAGAGAAGAAAGTTATAG
- the aroB gene encoding 3-dehydroquinate synthase has product MTTIQAASYDIVFNQSGYDALNVLLLQSSYSKIFVIVDDHTHEDCLAPFLGNLATEIPIEVIEIPHGEINKTIETCSGVWDALAALDADRKGLVINVGGGVVTDLGGFVASTFKRGMDFINIPTSLLSMVDASVGGKTGVDLGTLKNLIGVINNPQMVLIDGGFLATLPPEELRSGLAEMYKHGLIADQSYWNKLKNLSEMTTDDLSQLIYESIIIKNEIVLQDPREQSIRKTLNYGHTLGHAIESYCLASDTRKTLLHGEAIAIGMILESYLSVELTGLSKDALDDITTTLNDMYEDVAFAKADIEPIIEYLKHDKKNTNGNINFVLLESIGSAVIDKQAPNELIYKAFNHYLESTQQATL; this is encoded by the coding sequence ATGACTACCATTCAAGCTGCCTCATACGATATCGTTTTTAATCAATCTGGATATGATGCCCTTAATGTACTATTACTCCAAAGCTCTTACAGTAAGATATTTGTAATAGTAGATGATCATACCCACGAAGATTGTCTCGCTCCTTTTTTAGGCAATCTAGCTACCGAAATACCTATAGAAGTCATAGAGATACCACACGGTGAGATTAATAAAACGATAGAAACCTGTAGTGGAGTTTGGGATGCCCTAGCAGCACTAGATGCAGATAGAAAAGGACTTGTGATTAACGTAGGTGGAGGAGTCGTTACAGATCTAGGTGGTTTTGTAGCAAGTACTTTTAAACGTGGTATGGACTTTATAAATATCCCGACCTCTCTTCTCTCTATGGTAGATGCCAGTGTAGGTGGCAAAACTGGTGTTGATCTAGGCACACTTAAAAATCTCATAGGTGTTATAAACAACCCACAAATGGTACTTATAGACGGTGGCTTTCTGGCAACATTACCACCAGAAGAACTCCGTTCTGGACTTGCAGAAATGTATAAACACGGACTCATTGCAGATCAATCTTACTGGAACAAGCTTAAAAACTTGAGCGAAATGACCACAGATGATTTGAGCCAACTCATCTATGAGAGCATTATCATAAAAAATGAAATTGTACTTCAAGATCCTAGAGAACAAAGTATCAGAAAGACACTTAATTACGGCCATACACTGGGTCACGCTATTGAGTCATACTGCCTAGCTTCAGACACTAGAAAGACGCTGTTACACGGAGAGGCAATAGCTATTGGGATGATTTTAGAAAGCTACCTTTCGGTGGAGCTTACGGGGCTTAGTAAGGATGCACTAGATGATATTACAACTACGCTTAATGATATGTATGAGGACGTCGCTTTCGCGAAAGCGGACATAGAACCCATTATAGAATACCTCAAGCACGATAAGAAAAATACAAATGGTAATATAAATTTTGTACTTCTAGAAAGTATAGGAAGTGCCGTTATAGATAAACAAGCTCCAAACGAACTTATATATAAGGCCTTTAACCATTATCTAGAGAGCACGCAGCAAGCTACTTTATAG
- a CDS encoding alanine dehydrogenase has product MDTSNSPFTKEMLLPQEECLEVEKKRGELFIGIPRETHFQERRVCLTPDAVGALTANGHRVMVESKAGKGARYTDKDYSENGAEITKDTAKVFSCPMILKVEPPSLEEIEMMNPQTVLISALQIKTQEKKYFETLASKRITALAFEFIKDEDGTYPAVRTLSEIAGTAAVQMAAEIMSSSETGTGMLLGNISGVPPAEVVIIGAGTVGEFAARSAIGLGANVKIFDNSITKLRSIQTNVGRPLYTSTIQPKNLVKALKRCDVVIGAVRGANRAPVIVSEVMVEAMKNGAVIIDVSIDMGGCFETSEVTSHDAPTYKKHGVTHYCVPNIPARFARTASVSLSNIFTPYLLDIAEEGGIENKLRFDRGLKNGLYFYHGILTKKSVADWFNLSYRDINLLIF; this is encoded by the coding sequence ATGGACACGAGCAACTCACCTTTTACCAAAGAAATGTTACTCCCTCAAGAAGAGTGCCTTGAGGTCGAAAAGAAACGTGGAGAGCTTTTTATAGGCATCCCCAGAGAGACGCATTTTCAAGAGCGACGTGTATGTCTCACGCCAGATGCTGTAGGTGCACTTACTGCAAATGGTCACCGTGTGATGGTAGAGTCTAAAGCTGGAAAGGGCGCTAGATATACCGATAAAGATTACTCAGAAAACGGTGCCGAAATCACAAAAGATACCGCAAAGGTTTTTTCTTGCCCTATGATTTTAAAGGTAGAACCGCCTTCACTAGAGGAAATCGAGATGATGAACCCACAGACGGTACTCATATCTGCCCTACAAATTAAAACACAAGAGAAAAAATATTTTGAAACCCTTGCCAGCAAGCGCATCACAGCACTTGCCTTTGAGTTTATAAAAGACGAAGATGGTACCTACCCTGCCGTACGTACACTTTCTGAAATAGCAGGAACCGCCGCCGTACAAATGGCTGCAGAGATTATGTCTAGCTCAGAAACAGGTACCGGGATGCTACTAGGCAATATAAGTGGTGTACCACCAGCAGAGGTTGTTATTATAGGTGCGGGAACTGTGGGGGAGTTTGCAGCTCGATCTGCCATAGGTCTTGGAGCTAATGTCAAAATTTTTGACAACTCTATTACAAAATTACGCTCTATACAAACTAACGTAGGGAGACCACTATACACTTCTACCATACAGCCTAAAAACCTTGTAAAAGCATTAAAAAGATGTGACGTGGTTATAGGTGCTGTAAGAGGTGCAAACCGCGCTCCTGTAATTGTGAGCGAGGTTATGGTAGAGGCTATGAAGAACGGCGCTGTAATTATAGACGTAAGTATAGATATGGGTGGCTGTTTTGAAACCTCTGAGGTGACATCACACGATGCGCCTACATATAAAAAACACGGAGTGACTCATTATTGCGTGCCTAATATACCTGCTAGATTTGCGCGTACTGCTTCTGTATCGCTTAGTAATATTTTTACTCCTTACTTACTAGATATTGCAGAGGAAGGTGGTATAGAAAATAAGTTACGCTTTGACCGAGGATTAAAAAATGGATTGTATTTTTACCACGGTATTTTAACCAAAAAATCGGTAGCAGACTGGTTTAATCTTTCTTACCGAGACATCAACCTTTTGATTTTCTAG
- a CDS encoding DinB family protein, with protein sequence MTTRAEVKEPEYNTYYNQYISQVPEDTDLLEALQSGLDFTVSFYNGLSEEQLLLRYAPGKWTPKEVLLHLIDTERIFSYRALRFSRMDATPLQGFEQDDFVASSNANDRTISSLLEEYASVRLASLSLFTSMTRETVRVIGEASQSPLSPRAAGFIIAGHERHHIAIIKERYL encoded by the coding sequence ATGACAACGCGAGCAGAAGTTAAAGAGCCAGAATATAACACCTATTATAATCAGTATATCTCACAGGTGCCAGAGGACACAGATTTGCTTGAGGCTTTACAATCTGGACTGGATTTTACCGTATCGTTTTATAATGGTTTATCAGAAGAGCAATTACTATTGCGCTATGCACCTGGTAAATGGACTCCTAAAGAGGTATTGTTACACCTTATAGATACTGAGCGCATATTTTCATATCGTGCATTACGCTTTTCTAGAATGGACGCTACTCCTTTGCAGGGTTTTGAGCAAGATGATTTTGTGGCTTCAAGCAATGCAAATGATCGTACTATATCGTCTCTACTTGAAGAGTATGCTAGTGTGCGTCTAGCAAGCTTAAGTCTCTTTACATCTATGACAAGAGAGACTGTGCGTGTAATAGGAGAAGCAAGTCAAAGCCCGTTAAGCCCTCGCGCAGCAGGGTTTATAATCGCGGGTCACGAGCGTCACCACATAGCTATCATTAAAGAAAGGTACCTATAA
- a CDS encoding pyridoxal-phosphate dependent enzyme: MNYAENILGTIGNTPMVKMNALVKDLPCLVLAKYETFNPGNSVKDRMALQMVEDAEAAGVLKPGGTIIEGTSGNTGMGLALAAIIKGYKMICVISDKQSKEKMDILRAVGSEVVVCPTNVDPEDPRSYYSTSKRLAEETPNSWYVNQYDNPSNCKAHFNSTGPEIWDQTEGKVTHFVVGVGTGGTISGVGSYLKMKNPNVKVWGIDTYGSVFKKYKETGIFDENEIYPYITEGIGEDILPLNVNFSVIDGFTKVTDKDAAVYTRRLAKEEGMFLGNSAGSAIKGLLQLNEEGKFGPDDVVVVLFHDHGSRYVGKMFNDDWMRERGFLDQEYKVASDLIKNHIDKPLITVKTEELVSHAIERMREFKISQIPVEDTTGIVGSVDEADLFRAYMENNDVADTPIKDVMGAPYPVVQKTAVISEVSKLITKENNAVLVDLGEGKHHIITKHDIINAI, from the coding sequence ATGAACTACGCCGAAAATATATTAGGAACTATAGGAAACACACCTATGGTAAAGATGAACGCACTTGTAAAAGACTTGCCTTGTCTTGTCCTTGCAAAGTATGAGACTTTTAACCCTGGTAACTCTGTAAAAGACCGTATGGCTTTACAAATGGTAGAAGATGCAGAGGCTGCAGGTGTTCTTAAGCCTGGCGGTACCATTATAGAGGGAACCTCTGGTAATACAGGTATGGGACTTGCTCTTGCTGCTATCATAAAGGGGTATAAAATGATCTGTGTAATCTCAGATAAGCAGTCTAAAGAGAAAATGGATATTTTACGTGCCGTAGGTAGTGAGGTGGTAGTATGTCCCACTAATGTAGATCCAGAAGATCCAAGATCTTACTACTCTACATCAAAAAGACTTGCAGAAGAAACTCCAAATAGCTGGTATGTAAATCAATATGATAATCCATCTAATTGTAAAGCACACTTTAATAGTACAGGGCCAGAAATTTGGGATCAGACAGAAGGTAAGGTAACGCACTTTGTGGTAGGAGTAGGAACTGGAGGGACTATATCTGGCGTAGGAAGTTATTTAAAAATGAAAAACCCAAATGTAAAAGTTTGGGGAATAGATACCTATGGTTCGGTTTTTAAGAAATACAAGGAAACTGGCATTTTTGATGAAAACGAAATTTATCCTTACATCACAGAAGGAATAGGTGAAGATATATTACCACTTAATGTAAATTTTAGTGTGATAGATGGATTTACTAAGGTGACAGATAAGGATGCTGCGGTATATACAAGAAGACTAGCAAAAGAAGAGGGAATGTTTTTAGGAAACTCTGCAGGGTCTGCCATAAAAGGGCTACTGCAACTTAATGAAGAAGGTAAATTTGGCCCAGATGACGTAGTGGTAGTCCTTTTTCACGATCACGGTAGTCGTTATGTGGGTAAAATGTTTAATGATGACTGGATGCGTGAGCGAGGTTTTTTAGATCAAGAGTATAAAGTTGCTAGTGATCTTATTAAAAACCACATAGATAAACCATTAATTACTGTAAAAACAGAAGAGCTTGTATCACACGCTATAGAGCGTATGCGTGAGTTTAAAATATCACAAATCCCTGTAGAAGATACAACTGGCATAGTAGGATCTGTAGATGAGGCTGACCTTTTTAGAGCCTATATGGAAAATAATGATGTGGCAGATACACCTATCAAAGACGTTATGGGAGCTCCATATCCAGTAGTTCAAAAAACTGCAGTCATTTCTGAAGTGTCAAAACTTATCACAAAAGAAAATAATGCAGTACTTGTAGATCTGGGAGAAGGTAAACATCACATAATTACAAAGCACGATATCATAAACGCTATCTAG
- a CDS encoding M14 family zinc carboxypeptidase encodes MILSKVLEEFASCREKAISGRYISPEFITNFVENLPEEFTVSIEGNSVEKRSIYSVKFGSGKTKILMWSQMHGNESTTTKSLLDFCNFLQKNKHQNDVKNVLDNCTFFMVPMLNPDGSKMWTRNNANDIDLNRDSQDLSQPESKLLRQIFNDFKPDFCFNLHGQRTIYGFENTGKPSILSFLAPSANEERNFTFSRKQSASVISHIFKNLQDDLAGNIGLYNDAFNNNCVGDAFQEAGVATILFEAGHYPKDYAREKTRAYIFASLWYAIEACQKDISYPVEDYKLIPEHSKCYCDLHSKGVTIEKLQYKETAVDGVILFTPQPLEEVLGTGVFCHQEVDNVSSFKLA; translated from the coding sequence ATGATATTATCTAAGGTTTTAGAAGAGTTTGCTAGTTGCCGTGAGAAAGCTATTTCTGGTCGCTACATTTCACCAGAATTTATTACAAATTTTGTTGAAAATTTACCAGAAGAATTTACTGTTTCTATAGAAGGTAATTCTGTAGAAAAACGTTCTATTTATTCGGTGAAATTTGGGTCTGGAAAAACTAAAATTTTAATGTGGTCACAGATGCACGGTAACGAATCTACAACCACAAAATCTTTACTTGATTTTTGTAATTTTTTACAAAAAAATAAGCATCAAAATGATGTTAAAAATGTGCTTGATAATTGTACGTTTTTTATGGTACCTATGCTTAATCCTGATGGGTCAAAAATGTGGACTAGAAATAACGCAAACGACATTGATCTCAATCGAGATTCTCAAGATTTGAGTCAGCCAGAATCAAAATTATTACGTCAAATTTTTAATGATTTTAAGCCAGATTTTTGTTTCAACTTACACGGGCAACGCACGATTTATGGTTTTGAAAATACGGGTAAACCATCTATACTTTCCTTCCTTGCCCCTTCGGCAAATGAGGAGAGAAATTTTACATTTTCTCGTAAGCAATCTGCAAGTGTAATCTCACATATTTTTAAAAATTTACAAGACGATCTTGCAGGTAATATAGGGCTATATAATGATGCTTTTAATAACAATTGTGTGGGTGATGCTTTTCAAGAGGCTGGAGTAGCAACCATACTTTTTGAAGCAGGTCATTACCCTAAGGACTATGCTCGCGAAAAAACACGAGCATACATTTTTGCATCATTATGGTATGCCATTGAGGCTTGTCAAAAAGATATATCATATCCTGTTGAGGATTATAAATTGATACCTGAGCATAGTAAGTGTTATTGTGATTTACATAGTAAGGGTGTAACTATTGAGAAATTGCAGTATAAAGAAACAGCAGTAGATGGGGTTATTCTATTTACCCCACAACCTCTTGAAGAGGTGCTAGGTACAGGCGTTTTTTGTCATCAAGAAGTAGATAATGTATCTAGCTTCAAACTTGCGTAG
- a CDS encoding TerC family protein, producing MFDILTTADAWIALLTLTFLEIILGIDNIIFISIAAEKLPQKDRKKATNIGLALAMGMRIALLFGISWLVALSAPFWHINASWITGGISWQAVILLAGGIFLIWKSVHEIHEKVDETGLEEEEISKKSSTTLGNAIVQIAVINLVFSFDSILTAVGMTNGLSDNPTDALIIMVIAVVISVGIMMLFANPVGNFIAKHPSLQILGLSFLILIGFMLIAEGAHLSHLEIFGSSVGAIPKGYLYFTIAFSLLVEFINFKYRAMKTKDSGAQIQMKKNVEHLKKD from the coding sequence ATGTTTGACATTCTTACCACTGCAGATGCTTGGATTGCACTGCTTACGCTTACCTTTCTTGAAATTATATTAGGTATAGATAACATCATCTTTATATCTATCGCCGCAGAAAAGCTTCCGCAAAAGGATCGTAAAAAAGCAACTAATATTGGTCTTGCACTTGCAATGGGTATGCGTATCGCATTACTTTTTGGGATATCGTGGCTGGTGGCCTTAAGTGCTCCTTTCTGGCATATAAACGCAAGCTGGATAACAGGAGGGATAAGCTGGCAAGCGGTTATACTTCTTGCAGGAGGTATCTTCCTTATCTGGAAGTCTGTACACGAGATACACGAGAAGGTGGATGAAACAGGACTAGAAGAAGAAGAGATTTCAAAAAAGAGCTCTACTACGCTAGGTAATGCCATTGTACAGATTGCAGTTATCAACCTTGTATTCTCTTTTGACTCTATACTTACGGCTGTCGGGATGACTAACGGGCTCTCTGACAATCCAACAGATGCATTAATCATTATGGTGATAGCAGTGGTTATCTCTGTGGGGATAATGATGCTCTTTGCAAACCCTGTAGGAAACTTTATTGCAAAGCACCCATCTTTACAGATTTTAGGGCTGTCATTCTTAATTTTAATAGGTTTTATGCTTATTGCAGAAGGCGCACACCTATCACACCTAGAAATCTTTGGATCAAGCGTAGGAGCCATCCCTAAGGGTTATTTATACTTTACAATTGCCTTCTCATTACTGGTAGAGTTTATAAACTTCAAATACAGAGCGATGAAAACAAAAGACTCTGGAGCACAAATACAAATGAAGAAAAATGTAGAGCACCTCAAAAAGGACTAA
- a CDS encoding helix-turn-helix domain-containing protein, protein METLLDNTKFAKRLQKIMESHELSATSFAEKLSVGRATISHLMAGRNKPSLDFVMKVVDTFPNVELEWLLYGKKTTPKPPPPTLEKTIIEPQENSQKNLSNSLQKTSEEQTPKTAQKSIENIGAFSSSKSAVKRVIIFLEDGTFESYEM, encoded by the coding sequence ATGGAAACACTACTTGACAATACAAAATTTGCAAAGCGACTTCAAAAAATTATGGAGTCACACGAGCTTAGTGCTACATCATTTGCCGAAAAACTATCTGTAGGTCGTGCAACAATCTCTCACCTTATGGCGGGCAGAAACAAGCCCAGCCTAGACTTTGTTATGAAGGTAGTAGACACCTTTCCAAATGTAGAATTAGAATGGTTACTTTACGGAAAGAAAACCACTCCAAAACCGCCCCCTCCTACTCTAGAAAAAACGATAATTGAGCCACAAGAAAACTCACAAAAAAACCTCTCTAACTCACTCCAAAAAACTAGCGAAGAGCAGACCCCAAAAACAGCTCAAAAAAGCATAGAAAATATAGGCGCTTTTTCTTCTTCAAAATCGGCAGTTAAGAGAGTGATTATTTTTTTAGAAGATGGAACTTTTGAAAGTTATGAAATGTAG